The following proteins are co-located in the Bacteroidota bacterium genome:
- the hybB gene encoding Ni/Fe-hydrogenase cytochrome b subunit: MNFPGLFKVTFWKAVAVALMTAGAIAAVWRFSTGLGPSTNLVDTFPWGIWIGFDILVGVGLAAGGFTIAATVYLFNIERFRPILRPTILTAFLGYLLVIAGLMVDLGRPWAIWHALIYWNPHSVMFEVAWCVMLYTTVLALEFSPVVFERFNLERPLKIIKAITIPLVVLGVILSTLHQSSLGSLFLIIPSRMHPLWYSEIIPFLFIISCVAAGLAMTVFESFLSSRAFGREIEMPLLSELARVIVVVLALYFTVRVQDLITRDALKFAFEINYQSILFAGELVLGVIVPFFLLLSKKIRENKAGLFYSSVLVILGFIAHRINTAITSMEQYPNRMYIPSWQELAVTAGLVAFGFVAFGFVAKYFNVFGHEVHHEPKPVKEEVAEVAEGLAVAPTK, encoded by the coding sequence ATGAATTTTCCCGGTCTCTTTAAGGTTACATTCTGGAAAGCGGTTGCGGTGGCGCTGATGACCGCCGGCGCAATTGCCGCCGTGTGGCGCTTTTCAACCGGCCTCGGTCCATCCACCAACCTCGTTGATACGTTTCCATGGGGCATCTGGATCGGCTTCGACATTCTGGTCGGTGTCGGATTGGCGGCAGGCGGCTTCACGATTGCTGCTACCGTCTACCTTTTTAACATCGAACGGTTTCGTCCCATCTTACGTCCGACGATTCTGACGGCATTTCTTGGCTATCTTCTCGTCATTGCCGGACTAATGGTTGATCTTGGCCGCCCTTGGGCAATTTGGCATGCACTGATCTACTGGAATCCTCATTCGGTGATGTTCGAAGTTGCGTGGTGCGTGATGTTGTACACAACAGTGCTGGCGCTTGAATTCAGTCCGGTGGTGTTTGAGCGCTTCAATCTCGAACGCCCGCTGAAGATCATCAAGGCTATTACGATACCGTTGGTGGTGTTGGGCGTGATTCTTTCGACGCTTCATCAGTCGTCGCTTGGCTCATTATTCCTCATCATCCCGAGCCGGATGCATCCGCTGTGGTATTCCGAGATTATTCCCTTCCTCTTCATCATCTCCTGCGTAGCCGCAGGATTGGCGATGACAGTATTTGAATCATTCCTCTCGTCACGGGCATTCGGGCGGGAGATTGAGATGCCGCTGCTGTCGGAGTTGGCACGAGTGATTGTCGTTGTACTGGCTCTCTACTTCACTGTCCGCGTACAGGATTTGATTACCCGGGATGCCCTGAAGTTTGCATTCGAGATCAACTACCAGAGCATACTGTTTGCCGGAGAGCTTGTTCTCGGGGTGATAGTGCCATTCTTCCTGCTGCTGAGCAAGAAGATTCGTGAAAACAAAGCCGGATTATTCTACTCGTCTGTTCTGGTGATTCTTGGTTTCATTGCTCACCGCATCAACACGGCGATCACCAGCATGGAGCAATATCCGAACCGCATGTACATTCCCTCGTGGCAGGAACTGGCTGTCACAGCCGGTCTGGTAGCGTTCGGGTTTGTTGCGTTCGGATTTGTGGCAAAGTACTTTAATGTATTCGGGCATGAGGTGCATCATGAGCCGAAGCCTGTGAAAGAGGAAGTAGCAGAAGTTGCTGAGGGATTGGCCGTGGCACCGACGAAGTAG
- a CDS encoding FAD-binding protein → MPYNTLTPELTGSFISIVGGENALTDDEAKSVYGQDETEDFSFPPELILKPSTAQQVSEIMKLAHRHIIPVTPRGGGTGLSGGALPVHGGIVLSMEKFNRIIDIDEKNFQATVEPGVITQIFQEECEKRGLYYPPDPSSRGSSQLGGNLAECAGGPRAVKYGVTKDYVLGVEAVLPTGEIINAGGRVLKNVSGYNLTQLIVGSEGTLAVITKILFRLIPLPRMKKVLLVPFNSLENAVAAVAVIFQRGITPSALEFMEQAAVRAAEMQLGKTFPNGTAEAQLLIEVDGNYEETLAKDIDVIAEVVEKHGASNVLLAEDRQKIEDVWALRRSMGEAVKKISTYKEEDTVVPRAHLPQLIRGVKEICGRYGITSICYGHAGDGNVHVNILKDKMDDTKWEKHLDTAIREIFRLTVSLGGTISGEHGIGYSQKAYLPIALSPAELTLMKEIKRTFDPNNILNPGKIFEC, encoded by the coding sequence ATGCCGTACAATACACTTACTCCCGAGCTAACCGGTTCGTTCATTTCAATTGTTGGTGGTGAGAATGCTCTTACCGACGACGAGGCAAAATCCGTTTACGGTCAGGATGAAACCGAGGACTTCTCATTTCCTCCCGAACTTATTCTCAAGCCATCAACGGCTCAGCAAGTTTCCGAAATCATGAAACTTGCACACCGGCATATTATTCCTGTTACACCGCGTGGCGGCGGTACGGGACTTTCGGGCGGAGCGTTGCCCGTACACGGGGGCATAGTACTTTCGATGGAGAAGTTCAATCGCATCATCGATATTGATGAGAAGAACTTTCAGGCAACAGTGGAACCGGGAGTCATCACCCAGATATTTCAGGAAGAATGCGAGAAGCGCGGACTCTACTATCCACCCGATCCTTCATCACGCGGCAGCTCACAACTCGGCGGTAATCTCGCAGAATGTGCCGGTGGACCGAGGGCTGTAAAGTACGGTGTGACAAAGGATTACGTGCTCGGCGTCGAAGCCGTTCTTCCAACGGGTGAGATCATCAACGCGGGCGGACGGGTCCTCAAGAATGTTTCCGGCTACAACCTGACGCAGTTGATCGTCGGAAGTGAAGGAACGCTTGCCGTCATCACGAAAATACTTTTCCGTCTCATTCCTCTTCCACGAATGAAGAAGGTACTCCTCGTCCCCTTCAATTCTCTTGAGAATGCCGTAGCCGCAGTTGCTGTAATCTTTCAACGCGGCATTACACCGTCGGCGTTGGAGTTCATGGAACAAGCGGCAGTCAGGGCGGCAGAGATGCAGTTGGGCAAGACTTTCCCGAATGGAACCGCCGAAGCGCAGCTTCTCATAGAGGTTGACGGCAACTACGAAGAGACACTCGCCAAGGACATCGATGTCATCGCCGAAGTCGTTGAAAAACACGGCGCCAGCAATGTGCTGCTTGCGGAAGATCGGCAGAAAATTGAAGATGTGTGGGCGCTCCGGCGAAGCATGGGCGAAGCGGTGAAGAAGATATCAACATATAAAGAAGAAGACACTGTCGTTCCCCGGGCTCATCTTCCGCAACTCATACGGGGAGTAAAGGAAATATGTGGGAGATACGGCATCACCTCCATTTGCTACGGTCACGCGGGTGATGGCAACGTTCACGTCAACATCCTCAAAGACAAGATGGATGATACAAAATGGGAGAAACACCTTGACACGGCCATTCGTGAGATATTTCGACTGACAGTCTCACTCGGAGGAACCATCTCCGGGGAGCATGGCATCGGCTACTCGCAGAAAGCGTATCTTCCCATTGCCCTCTCCCCCGCCGAACTCACTCTGATGAAAGAAATCAAACGGACGTTCGATCCCAACAATATTCTGAACCCGGGGAAGATATTCGAGTGTTGA
- a CDS encoding SMP-30/gluconolactonase/LRE family protein has translation MNFAACRYFFVVLAALLIGFASCKDDVPANDPNQSVVLTGPTVFVQAGLLRLPQGIAVDASGNVWVADTRNNRIRKFSTAGTQTDSINVTSPSAIAFDKNTGDLFIVENSSTVLRYIVQTRTWIAAFPFIPFTGNSTSVFDVGNRGTVSINVAVLELGDIDTSPSGDIYVSGRGSPANFVARILHGNISIVAASFLDSSIARPLMLAADGFGTVFTAFRFSRGPTSQTELYACIPSNIQQSHVMAEPFISGAAQGATVDAAGYLYIADAGTQELVVVSTASERTVARHLIPDVGGFSMTPQDISVASDGSVYVVVTDRLGTEAGAVLKYTRSTR, from the coding sequence ATGAATTTTGCTGCATGTCGATACTTTTTCGTTGTGTTGGCCGCTTTGCTGATCGGCTTTGCATCGTGCAAGGATGATGTTCCGGCGAACGACCCGAATCAATCCGTTGTGTTGACCGGACCAACGGTGTTTGTTCAAGCAGGACTACTCAGGCTTCCGCAAGGCATTGCCGTTGATGCTTCGGGAAACGTCTGGGTGGCGGATACGAGAAACAACAGAATCCGCAAATTCTCGACGGCTGGAACGCAAACCGATTCCATCAACGTCACGTCCCCTTCAGCAATCGCATTTGACAAGAACACGGGAGATCTTTTCATAGTTGAAAACAGTTCAACTGTTTTGCGGTATATCGTACAAACACGAACTTGGATTGCAGCATTTCCCTTCATTCCCTTCACAGGGAATTCTACGTCGGTTTTTGATGTCGGCAACAGAGGTACAGTCTCAATCAATGTCGCGGTACTTGAGTTGGGCGATATTGATACATCGCCTTCGGGCGATATCTACGTCAGCGGACGCGGCTCGCCTGCGAATTTCGTCGCCCGCATACTTCACGGAAACATCAGCATCGTTGCCGCATCATTTCTTGACAGCAGCATCGCACGGCCGTTGATGCTGGCGGCGGATGGTTTCGGGACGGTTTTCACTGCGTTCAGATTCTCACGCGGCCCGACTTCGCAAACAGAATTGTATGCCTGCATTCCTTCCAACATCCAGCAAAGTCATGTTATGGCCGAACCGTTCATCTCCGGCGCCGCGCAAGGAGCGACAGTCGATGCAGCGGGATATCTGTATATTGCGGACGCTGGTACGCAAGAACTGGTTGTGGTATCGACAGCTTCCGAGAGAACCGTCGCCCGCCATCTGATTCCCGACGTCGGCGGCTTTTCCATGACTCCACAGGATATTTCAGTTGCATCTGATGGTTCTGTGTACGTAGTTGTAACCGACAGGCTCGGCACGGAAGCAGGGGCGGTTCTCAAGTACACACGATCAACACGTTAA
- a CDS encoding 4Fe-4S dicluster domain-containing protein has translation MRKSKGLLIDITRCVGCGECSRACAVTNHLPEEEATELSATHYTVVQSYNNDQTYVRRMCMHCEQPTCVSACLVGAFTKTETGAVLYDESKCIGCRYCMQACPFEVPRYEWTSLSPRVQKCKMCYELVAAGGQTACSEACPVEATVFGDRDELIKEARRRIDENPGEYIDYIYGLHEAGGTAVMFISNVPFEELGFPMNVPKNPIPELSWRVLSQIPKYSVAAGVVLFGINWITKRRTEVARFEAEEKQKQELHN, from the coding sequence ATGCGTAAATCAAAAGGATTGCTCATCGACATCACACGATGCGTGGGTTGCGGGGAATGCAGCCGTGCCTGCGCCGTAACAAATCATCTTCCGGAAGAGGAAGCGACCGAGCTTTCCGCAACACACTACACGGTTGTGCAGAGCTACAACAACGACCAGACATACGTCCGACGCATGTGCATGCACTGTGAACAACCGACTTGCGTTTCTGCCTGCCTCGTCGGGGCGTTCACGAAAACCGAAACCGGCGCGGTTCTGTACGACGAATCGAAGTGCATTGGTTGCCGGTACTGCATGCAGGCCTGCCCGTTTGAAGTGCCCCGGTACGAGTGGACAAGCTTGTCGCCGCGGGTGCAGAAATGCAAAATGTGCTACGAGCTTGTTGCCGCAGGCGGACAAACGGCCTGCTCCGAGGCATGCCCTGTTGAAGCGACGGTATTCGGCGATCGTGATGAGTTGATCAAGGAAGCCCGCAGACGTATTGACGAGAATCCGGGCGAGTACATCGACTATATCTACGGTTTGCATGAGGCGGGCGGGACGGCAGTGATGTTCATCTCCAATGTCCCGTTCGAGGAATTGGGCTTCCCGATGAATGTCCCGAAGAATCCGATTCCCGAGCTGTCGTGGCGAGTGCTTTCGCAGATTCCGAAATACTCGGTTGCGGCGGGTGTCGTATTGTTTGGTATCAACTGGATTACCAAGCGACGCACCGAAGTAGCCCGGTTTGAAGCGGAAGAGAAACAAAAGCAGGAATTGCACAACTAG
- a CDS encoding J domain-containing protein, which yields MQKYYRILDLPYDAPLPEIKQAYRDLVRIWHPDRYTRDERLQKRATLKLMEINEAYKMLCSITPSADQAAEPEEAEPIDWSRPGSMPAPKDHSFQTARKEPKPQQRWGYAAVPVCVSAILIWSAVSFSEPDHAANPLPPPDPDLISQLAIQTRLAQSSSLQTDAVSRDTVNAELTATSESTPVNR from the coding sequence ATGCAGAAGTATTACAGAATTCTGGACTTGCCCTACGATGCACCACTACCTGAAATAAAGCAAGCATACCGCGACCTGGTACGAATCTGGCATCCCGACCGATACACTCGTGATGAGCGGCTGCAGAAACGGGCAACGCTCAAGCTGATGGAGATCAACGAAGCATACAAGATGTTATGCTCGATAACGCCAAGTGCTGATCAGGCCGCAGAGCCCGAAGAGGCCGAGCCTATTGACTGGAGCAGACCCGGCAGTATGCCGGCTCCGAAAGACCATTCGTTTCAAACTGCACGCAAGGAACCCAAACCACAACAGCGGTGGGGATATGCCGCAGTGCCGGTGTGTGTGTCGGCGATACTCATTTGGAGTGCCGTTTCATTTAGCGAGCCGGATCACGCTGCAAATCCTCTCCCTCCTCCCGATCCCGATTTGATTTCCCAGCTTGCGATACAAACCCGCTTGGCACAGTCAAGTTCGCTTCAAACCGACGCGGTAAGCAGGGATACAGTGAATGCAGAACTGACCGCGACATCAGAGTCGACCCCGGTAAACCGGTAA
- a CDS encoding diaminopropionate ammonia-lyase yields the protein MIFVNPSFEPDSSFEKPGRTPLEFHRKLQGYKPTPLHSLPSLASQLGVAGVYVKDESSRLGLPAFKILGASWATYRVLCDRFPDLQTDWRTVDDLRERVNSSGPIVLYSATDGNHGRAVARVAKLFGLKAYIFVPKGTAEARICAIESEGASVMIVDGTYDEAVERAERDAINAGGLLIQDNGWAGYEQIPRYVVEGYSTMLHEIDDALATMSQPQPTHVLVQIGNGSFAEAVVRHYRGSGSSTTIIGVEPDSAACALESVKAGNIVRIPGPHTLMMVGMNCDSPSLVSFPVMQKGIRCFVSISDEKAMEAMRLLAESGIVSGETGAAGMGALLEMFSDKNDEMRKKLDIDSYSRVLVISTEGATDPHSYKRIAG from the coding sequence ATGATCTTCGTGAATCCGTCATTCGAGCCTGATTCTTCGTTCGAGAAGCCGGGCCGGACGCCGCTTGAATTTCACAGAAAACTGCAGGGGTACAAGCCGACCCCGCTGCATTCCTTGCCTTCACTTGCTTCACAACTTGGCGTTGCAGGCGTATACGTGAAAGATGAGTCCTCCCGACTCGGACTTCCCGCATTCAAGATTCTCGGAGCTTCATGGGCAACGTACCGTGTGCTCTGTGATCGATTTCCCGATCTGCAAACAGATTGGCGGACTGTTGACGATCTGAGAGAGAGGGTGAACTCAAGCGGGCCGATTGTTCTCTATTCTGCAACCGATGGAAATCACGGAAGGGCAGTTGCCCGCGTTGCGAAACTGTTCGGACTGAAGGCTTACATCTTCGTTCCGAAGGGGACTGCCGAGGCTCGCATCTGCGCGATTGAAAGCGAGGGGGCATCAGTAATGATCGTTGACGGAACGTACGATGAGGCTGTTGAACGGGCGGAGCGTGATGCAATCAATGCGGGTGGCTTGCTTATTCAGGATAATGGATGGGCGGGGTACGAACAAATTCCGCGCTACGTTGTCGAAGGCTACTCAACAATGTTGCACGAAATTGATGATGCTCTTGCTACGATGAGTCAGCCTCAGCCGACACACGTGCTTGTGCAGATTGGCAACGGCTCGTTCGCCGAAGCGGTTGTACGTCACTACCGCGGGAGCGGCTCATCGACGACAATCATAGGAGTGGAGCCGGATTCCGCCGCGTGTGCGCTTGAATCGGTGAAGGCCGGCAACATCGTCAGGATTCCCGGCCCGCACACATTGATGATGGTGGGGATGAACTGCGACTCGCCGTCGCTGGTCTCGTTTCCTGTGATGCAAAAAGGGATTCGATGTTTCGTGTCGATTTCAGACGAGAAGGCGATGGAAGCAATGCGGCTTCTTGCAGAGTCCGGCATTGTGAGCGGAGAAACCGGGGCGGCCGGGATGGGGGCGTTACTGGAGATGTTCTCAGACAAGAATGATGAGATGCGCAAGAAACTCGACATTGATTCCTACAGCAGGGTCCTTGTTATCTCGACTGAGGGGGCAACGGATCCTCATTCGTACAAGCGCATCGCCGGGTAA
- a CDS encoding glycine cleavage system protein H, translated as MSAILAFLTACALIVWGMFRKTKKKEETQPVFVRRYVHPGHTWMKMTEDGDVLVGVDEFAQSLIGTIDSVELPRLLRRVGQGSVAWSVRHGNRVVRMVSPVSGRVIEKNEMVLNNPLLVNSSPYNDGWLLRIRPMKLHAQLNNLFTGKAMQQWLEQAKEQLVRIFSTTPALMYQDGGVIVKDLADKVSDEEWNTLEREFFLTGDQAGDNLHSKKSVPQW; from the coding sequence ATGTCAGCGATACTTGCATTCTTGACTGCTTGCGCGCTCATCGTTTGGGGAATGTTTCGCAAAACGAAGAAGAAGGAAGAAACGCAACCTGTGTTTGTCCGACGGTATGTACATCCGGGCCACACATGGATGAAAATGACCGAGGACGGAGACGTGCTTGTCGGAGTTGACGAGTTTGCCCAATCGCTTATCGGCACGATTGATTCAGTGGAACTGCCGCGATTGCTGAGGCGAGTCGGGCAGGGCAGTGTCGCGTGGTCCGTCAGACATGGGAATCGAGTTGTACGGATGGTGAGCCCGGTGAGCGGAAGGGTAATTGAGAAGAATGAAATGGTGCTAAACAATCCGTTGCTCGTCAATTCCTCGCCGTACAACGACGGTTGGTTGCTGCGCATTCGCCCGATGAAGTTGCACGCGCAACTCAATAACCTGTTTACGGGAAAAGCGATGCAGCAATGGCTTGAGCAGGCAAAAGAACAACTCGTTCGGATTTTCTCGACAACCCCGGCCCTCATGTATCAGGACGGAGGCGTGATCGTGAAAGATCTGGCAGACAAGGTGTCGGATGAAGAATGGAATACGCTTGAGAGGGAGTTTTTCCTCACCGGCGATCAGGCAGGCGACAACCTGCATTCGAAGAAATCAGTTCCTCAATGGTGA